One genomic window of Chloroflexota bacterium includes the following:
- a CDS encoding aspartate kinase, protein MALIVQKYGGSSAADVEKMKAIARRVIAAKQEGNQVVVVISAMGHTTDNLLDLAHQFTSEPDEREMDVLLSTGEIVSSSLLAIAINSMGHKAVSLTGEQAGIMTDAFYSRARIRSIAPQRILKELGKGNIVVVAGFQGITDEMDVVTLGRGGSDTTAVALAVSLNAEVCHIYTDVDGVYTADPHLVPQARKLEEIDYDEMLELATYGAKVMHPRAVEIGKLYNMPILVASSFNNNPGTLIRGGANSMEIRNKVRGIAHDLNVAKVTVLAVPDKPGIAAGIFEPLANAGISIDTIVQNTSIDGITDLTFTVARSDLEKAKRIVEPITKSIGAKGCVTAANLGKISIVGTGMQNTPGYAARMFKAMYDAGVNIELITTSEIRITCIVDEKKVADGVRALHKAFELEEK, encoded by the coding sequence ATGGCCCTGATCGTACAGAAGTATGGCGGCAGCTCCGCAGCCGATGTGGAGAAGATGAAGGCCATTGCCCGGCGCGTCATCGCCGCCAAACAAGAGGGAAACCAGGTGGTGGTGGTAATCTCGGCTATGGGACATACTACCGATAACTTGCTTGATCTCGCCCACCAGTTTACCAGTGAGCCCGACGAAAGGGAGATGGACGTCCTGCTCTCTACAGGCGAGATAGTCTCCAGCTCCTTACTGGCCATTGCCATCAATTCTATGGGGCATAAAGCTGTCAGCCTCACCGGCGAGCAGGCGGGGATCATGACTGATGCCTTCTACAGTCGGGCTCGGATCCGCAGTATTGCCCCGCAGCGCATCTTGAAGGAACTGGGAAAAGGTAATATCGTGGTGGTGGCTGGCTTCCAGGGAATAACCGACGAGATGGATGTGGTCACCCTGGGACGGGGTGGCTCTGATACCACGGCAGTGGCCCTGGCAGTTAGCCTGAATGCTGAGGTGTGCCATATTTACACCGATGTAGACGGTGTTTACACTGCTGACCCCCACCTTGTTCCGCAGGCGCGCAAACTGGAAGAGATTGACTACGACGAGATGCTGGAGCTGGCTACCTACGGGGCCAAGGTGATGCATCCCCGGGCCGTGGAAATAGGCAAGCTGTATAACATGCCCATATTGGTGGCCTCCAGCTTTAACAATAATCCTGGGACACTTATCCGTGGAGGGGCAAATAGTATGGAAATCAGAAATAAGGTGCGAGGCATCGCCCATGATCTCAACGTAGCCAAGGTCACTGTTCTGGCTGTTCCTGATAAGCCTGGCATAGCTGCCGGTATCTTTGAGCCGCTGGCCAACGCTGGCATAAGTATTGATACCATTGTCCAGAACACCAGTATCGATGGCATTACCGACCTGACCTTTACGGTGGCCCGCAGCGACCTGGAAAAGGCGAAACGGATAGTGGAGCCAATTACCAAATCCATCGGAGCCAAGGGGTGTGTCACGGCTGCCAATCTGGGCAAGATCAGTATTGTCGGCACCGGAATGCAAAATACCCCCGGATATGCCGCTCGGATGTTCAAAGCCATGTATGATGCCGGGGTCAACATTGAGCTTATCACTACCTCGGAAATCAGGATCACCTGTATCGTGGATGAAAAGAAGGTGGCTGATGGCGTTCGTGCCCTGCACAAAGCCTTTGAGTTAGAGGAGAAATAG
- a CDS encoding prephenate dehydrogenase/arogenate dehydrogenase family protein, translated as MVRRIAIVGLGLIGGSLGLALKQSGMEGTELVGYVRSSEAGDKALRLGVVDRVEQSLASAVSQADIVLLATPTLAIKETLAQIASHLPSGCLVTDTASTKEEVMRWAKEYLPVTVSFVGGHPMAGKELSGLEAAEAGLFRGCTYCLIPGGNTSPASVQGAVNLVREVGANPLFITASEHDNFVAAISHLPLVISSALVRATTQSTSWPKMSSLAATGYRDLTRLASQHPRMNRDICLTNRENIAAWIDVFIQELSHFRRLIADGSEAEIEQAFVEARQARHSWLKDHAKEKD; from the coding sequence ATGGTGAGACGTATTGCCATTGTTGGTTTAGGGCTAATTGGGGGGTCTCTAGGCTTGGCTTTGAAGCAGTCGGGGATGGAGGGGACTGAATTGGTAGGCTATGTCCGAAGCTCAGAGGCCGGGGATAAAGCGCTCCGTCTGGGAGTGGTAGATAGAGTGGAGCAGAGCCTGGCCTCTGCCGTCAGCCAGGCCGATATTGTCCTCCTGGCTACTCCCACACTAGCTATCAAAGAGACGCTGGCACAAATTGCATCACACCTGCCTTCAGGGTGTCTGGTTACTGATACCGCTAGCACCAAGGAAGAGGTGATGAGGTGGGCAAAGGAATATTTACCGGTCACAGTGAGTTTCGTTGGCGGGCATCCCATGGCCGGAAAGGAACTATCCGGCCTTGAGGCGGCTGAAGCTGGGTTATTCCGAGGCTGTACCTATTGTCTTATCCCGGGAGGGAATACCTCTCCAGCTTCTGTTCAGGGCGCCGTTAACCTGGTTAGAGAAGTAGGAGCTAACCCTCTCTTTATCACTGCCTCGGAGCATGACAACTTCGTGGCCGCCATCAGTCACCTCCCTCTGGTTATTTCTTCGGCACTGGTGAGGGCAACCACTCAGAGCACCTCCTGGCCTAAAATGTCTTCACTGGCTGCTACCGGGTACCGTGACCTAACCCGTCTGGCATCCCAGCACCCGCGAATGAACCGTGATATCTGCCTCACCAACCGAGAGAATATCGCCGCCTGGATCGATGTCTTTATCCAGGAGTTAAGCCACTTCCGCCGGTTGATAGCTGACGGTAGCGAGGCAGAAATAGAGCAAGCCTTTGTTGAGGCAAGACAAGCACGACATTCCTGGCTGAAGGATCATGCTAAGGAAAAAGATTAG